From Maylandia zebra isolate NMK-2024a linkage group LG11, Mzebra_GT3a, whole genome shotgun sequence, one genomic window encodes:
- the fam131bb gene encoding uncharacterized protein fam131bb isoform X5: protein MEDTTSILPRLKRNSNAYGIGALAKSSLSGVSGVTRTMKERVTKPTAMAQGRVAHMIEWQNWGMTTVGSGSVLQSRITTQEREKERRLENDAYSDLSDGEKEARFAAGILQQFAISEATLLAWSSMDGETPQSGSNQGSVAHLSEVNQESITSRDQILHHSSAEVWPHTYVSQGHYCLSSSDAWEPINNDPSVVASPPAGSYVMGTEGYDGQAAAHFLSQQQQQQFTLQQSQLQQLQQIQQFQHYHQQQLLQYQQQQSLEHRLHSANHSLQATPNSTIHSLVHQIHPPLVDLWNTGQMETYQAEAGGYMGVAATVEPSLCVPTGEEIVGTEHSPLLEQQEEEEVKEEDVALCMEQESATLTPPTQQGDASGGSSPGQLPAEPITERKLSDVTSGLIQTLEEKEEPEEGPPASVAAN from the exons ATGGAAGACACTACATCAATCCTGCCCCGGCTCAAGAGGAACTCAAACGCCTATGGCATCGGGGCTCTGGCTAAGTCTTCTCTGTCAGGTGTgtcag GTGTCACACGCACAATGAAGGAAAGAGTGACCAAGCCCACAGCCATGGCCCAGGGTCGTGTCGCTCACATGATTGAATGGCAAAACTGGGGCATGACGACGGTGGGTTCGGGGAGCGTCCTCCAGTCCCGCATCACTACCCAGGAGCGAGAAAAGGAGCGGCGGCTGGAGAACGACGCCTACAGTGACCTCAGTGATGGGGAGAAAGAGGCTCGCTTTGCAGCAG GCATCCTGCAGCAGTTTGCAATCTCAGAGGCAACGCTCCTGGCGTGGTCGTCAATGGATGGTGAGACTCCGCAGTCAGGATCAAACCAGGGAAGCGTGGCTCACCTCAGTGAGGTCAACCAGGAGAGCATCACCAGTCGAG ATCAGATATTGCACCACTCCTCAGCGGAAGTGTGGCCTCACACATACGTCTCCCAGGGCCACTACTGCCTCTCCTCTTCTGACGCTTGGGAGCCCATCAACAACGATCCCTCCGTTGTGGCGTCTCCCCCTGCTGGCTCCTACGTTATGGGTACGGAGGGCTACGATGGGCAGGCCGCAGCTCACTTCCTGtctcagcaacagcagcagcagttcacTCTCCAGCAGAGTCAACTACAACAGCTGCAGCAGATCCAACAGTTTCAGCACTACCACCAACAGCAGCTTCTGCAGTATCAGCAACAGCAG TCTCTGGAGCACAGGCTACACAGTGCCAACCACTCTTTGCAAGCAACACCCAACAGCACCATCCACAGTCTGGTTCATCAAATTCACCCTCCGCTGGTTGATCTGTGGAACACGGGGCAGATGGAAACCTATCAGGCAGAAGCCGGCGGGTACATGGGTGTGGCGGCGACAGTGGAGCCAAGCCTGTGCGTTCCCACTGGTGAAGAGATAGTAGGAACGGAACACTCCCCGCTACTggaacagcaggaggaggaggaggtcaag GAAGAAGATGTGGCACTGTGCATGGAGCAAGAGTCGGCCACATTGACTCCACCCACACAACAAGGGGATGCTTCTGGTGGCAGTAGTCCGGGGCAGCTGCCAGCAGAGCCAATCACAGAGCGGAAGTTGTCTGATGTCACTTCTGGTCTCATTCAGACACTAGAGGAGAAGGAAGAGCCAGAAGAGGGGCCTCCTGCTTCTGTGGCAGCCAACTGA
- the fam131bb gene encoding uncharacterized protein fam131bb isoform X2, with the protein MGCIGSRRLTSDGVPVQKDGEQHGRSEFSWEGINLSMEDTTSILPRLKRNSNAYGIGALAKSSLSGVTRTMKERVTKPTAMAQGRVAHMIEWQNWGMTTVGSGSVLQSRITTQEREKERRLENDAYSDLSDGEKEARFAAGILQQFAISEATLLAWSSMDGETPQSGSNQGSVAHLSEVNQESITSRDQILHHSSAEVWPHTYVSQGHYCLSSSDAWEPINNDPSVVASPPAGSYVMGTEGYDGQAAAHFLSQQQQQQFTLQQSQLQQLQQIQQFQHYHQQQLLQYQQQQSLEHRLHSANHSLQATPNSTIHSLVHQIHPPLVDLWNTGQMETYQAEAGGYMGVAATVEPSLCVPTGEEIVGTEHSPLLEQQEEEEVKEEDVALCMEQESATLTPPTQQGDASGGSSPGQLPAEPITERKLSDVTSGLIQTLEEKEEPEEGPPASVAAN; encoded by the exons CATGGACGTTCAGAATTTTCATGGGAAGGAATCAAT CTGTCTATGGAAGACACTACATCAATCCTGCCCCGGCTCAAGAGGAACTCAAACGCCTATGGCATCGGGGCTCTGGCTAAGTCTTCTCTGTCAG GTGTCACACGCACAATGAAGGAAAGAGTGACCAAGCCCACAGCCATGGCCCAGGGTCGTGTCGCTCACATGATTGAATGGCAAAACTGGGGCATGACGACGGTGGGTTCGGGGAGCGTCCTCCAGTCCCGCATCACTACCCAGGAGCGAGAAAAGGAGCGGCGGCTGGAGAACGACGCCTACAGTGACCTCAGTGATGGGGAGAAAGAGGCTCGCTTTGCAGCAG GCATCCTGCAGCAGTTTGCAATCTCAGAGGCAACGCTCCTGGCGTGGTCGTCAATGGATGGTGAGACTCCGCAGTCAGGATCAAACCAGGGAAGCGTGGCTCACCTCAGTGAGGTCAACCAGGAGAGCATCACCAGTCGAG ATCAGATATTGCACCACTCCTCAGCGGAAGTGTGGCCTCACACATACGTCTCCCAGGGCCACTACTGCCTCTCCTCTTCTGACGCTTGGGAGCCCATCAACAACGATCCCTCCGTTGTGGCGTCTCCCCCTGCTGGCTCCTACGTTATGGGTACGGAGGGCTACGATGGGCAGGCCGCAGCTCACTTCCTGtctcagcaacagcagcagcagttcacTCTCCAGCAGAGTCAACTACAACAGCTGCAGCAGATCCAACAGTTTCAGCACTACCACCAACAGCAGCTTCTGCAGTATCAGCAACAGCAG TCTCTGGAGCACAGGCTACACAGTGCCAACCACTCTTTGCAAGCAACACCCAACAGCACCATCCACAGTCTGGTTCATCAAATTCACCCTCCGCTGGTTGATCTGTGGAACACGGGGCAGATGGAAACCTATCAGGCAGAAGCCGGCGGGTACATGGGTGTGGCGGCGACAGTGGAGCCAAGCCTGTGCGTTCCCACTGGTGAAGAGATAGTAGGAACGGAACACTCCCCGCTACTggaacagcaggaggaggaggaggtcaag GAAGAAGATGTGGCACTGTGCATGGAGCAAGAGTCGGCCACATTGACTCCACCCACACAACAAGGGGATGCTTCTGGTGGCAGTAGTCCGGGGCAGCTGCCAGCAGAGCCAATCACAGAGCGGAAGTTGTCTGATGTCACTTCTGGTCTCATTCAGACACTAGAGGAGAAGGAAGAGCCAGAAGAGGGGCCTCCTGCTTCTGTGGCAGCCAACTGA
- the fam131bb gene encoding uncharacterized protein fam131bb isoform X4, translated as MGCIGSRRLTSDGVPVQKDGEQLSMEDTTSILPRLKRNSNAYGIGALAKSSLSGVTRTMKERVTKPTAMAQGRVAHMIEWQNWGMTTVGSGSVLQSRITTQEREKERRLENDAYSDLSDGEKEARFAAGILQQFAISEATLLAWSSMDGETPQSGSNQGSVAHLSEVNQESITSRDQILHHSSAEVWPHTYVSQGHYCLSSSDAWEPINNDPSVVASPPAGSYVMGTEGYDGQAAAHFLSQQQQQQFTLQQSQLQQLQQIQQFQHYHQQQLLQYQQQQSLEHRLHSANHSLQATPNSTIHSLVHQIHPPLVDLWNTGQMETYQAEAGGYMGVAATVEPSLCVPTGEEIVGTEHSPLLEQQEEEEVKEEDVALCMEQESATLTPPTQQGDASGGSSPGQLPAEPITERKLSDVTSGLIQTLEEKEEPEEGPPASVAAN; from the exons CTGTCTATGGAAGACACTACATCAATCCTGCCCCGGCTCAAGAGGAACTCAAACGCCTATGGCATCGGGGCTCTGGCTAAGTCTTCTCTGTCAG GTGTCACACGCACAATGAAGGAAAGAGTGACCAAGCCCACAGCCATGGCCCAGGGTCGTGTCGCTCACATGATTGAATGGCAAAACTGGGGCATGACGACGGTGGGTTCGGGGAGCGTCCTCCAGTCCCGCATCACTACCCAGGAGCGAGAAAAGGAGCGGCGGCTGGAGAACGACGCCTACAGTGACCTCAGTGATGGGGAGAAAGAGGCTCGCTTTGCAGCAG GCATCCTGCAGCAGTTTGCAATCTCAGAGGCAACGCTCCTGGCGTGGTCGTCAATGGATGGTGAGACTCCGCAGTCAGGATCAAACCAGGGAAGCGTGGCTCACCTCAGTGAGGTCAACCAGGAGAGCATCACCAGTCGAG ATCAGATATTGCACCACTCCTCAGCGGAAGTGTGGCCTCACACATACGTCTCCCAGGGCCACTACTGCCTCTCCTCTTCTGACGCTTGGGAGCCCATCAACAACGATCCCTCCGTTGTGGCGTCTCCCCCTGCTGGCTCCTACGTTATGGGTACGGAGGGCTACGATGGGCAGGCCGCAGCTCACTTCCTGtctcagcaacagcagcagcagttcacTCTCCAGCAGAGTCAACTACAACAGCTGCAGCAGATCCAACAGTTTCAGCACTACCACCAACAGCAGCTTCTGCAGTATCAGCAACAGCAG TCTCTGGAGCACAGGCTACACAGTGCCAACCACTCTTTGCAAGCAACACCCAACAGCACCATCCACAGTCTGGTTCATCAAATTCACCCTCCGCTGGTTGATCTGTGGAACACGGGGCAGATGGAAACCTATCAGGCAGAAGCCGGCGGGTACATGGGTGTGGCGGCGACAGTGGAGCCAAGCCTGTGCGTTCCCACTGGTGAAGAGATAGTAGGAACGGAACACTCCCCGCTACTggaacagcaggaggaggaggaggtcaag GAAGAAGATGTGGCACTGTGCATGGAGCAAGAGTCGGCCACATTGACTCCACCCACACAACAAGGGGATGCTTCTGGTGGCAGTAGTCCGGGGCAGCTGCCAGCAGAGCCAATCACAGAGCGGAAGTTGTCTGATGTCACTTCTGGTCTCATTCAGACACTAGAGGAGAAGGAAGAGCCAGAAGAGGGGCCTCCTGCTTCTGTGGCAGCCAACTGA
- the fam131bb gene encoding uncharacterized protein fam131bb isoform X3 — MGCIGSRRLTSDGVPVQKDGEQLSMEDTTSILPRLKRNSNAYGIGALAKSSLSGVSGVTRTMKERVTKPTAMAQGRVAHMIEWQNWGMTTVGSGSVLQSRITTQEREKERRLENDAYSDLSDGEKEARFAAGILQQFAISEATLLAWSSMDGETPQSGSNQGSVAHLSEVNQESITSRDQILHHSSAEVWPHTYVSQGHYCLSSSDAWEPINNDPSVVASPPAGSYVMGTEGYDGQAAAHFLSQQQQQQFTLQQSQLQQLQQIQQFQHYHQQQLLQYQQQQSLEHRLHSANHSLQATPNSTIHSLVHQIHPPLVDLWNTGQMETYQAEAGGYMGVAATVEPSLCVPTGEEIVGTEHSPLLEQQEEEEVKEEDVALCMEQESATLTPPTQQGDASGGSSPGQLPAEPITERKLSDVTSGLIQTLEEKEEPEEGPPASVAAN; from the exons CTGTCTATGGAAGACACTACATCAATCCTGCCCCGGCTCAAGAGGAACTCAAACGCCTATGGCATCGGGGCTCTGGCTAAGTCTTCTCTGTCAGGTGTgtcag GTGTCACACGCACAATGAAGGAAAGAGTGACCAAGCCCACAGCCATGGCCCAGGGTCGTGTCGCTCACATGATTGAATGGCAAAACTGGGGCATGACGACGGTGGGTTCGGGGAGCGTCCTCCAGTCCCGCATCACTACCCAGGAGCGAGAAAAGGAGCGGCGGCTGGAGAACGACGCCTACAGTGACCTCAGTGATGGGGAGAAAGAGGCTCGCTTTGCAGCAG GCATCCTGCAGCAGTTTGCAATCTCAGAGGCAACGCTCCTGGCGTGGTCGTCAATGGATGGTGAGACTCCGCAGTCAGGATCAAACCAGGGAAGCGTGGCTCACCTCAGTGAGGTCAACCAGGAGAGCATCACCAGTCGAG ATCAGATATTGCACCACTCCTCAGCGGAAGTGTGGCCTCACACATACGTCTCCCAGGGCCACTACTGCCTCTCCTCTTCTGACGCTTGGGAGCCCATCAACAACGATCCCTCCGTTGTGGCGTCTCCCCCTGCTGGCTCCTACGTTATGGGTACGGAGGGCTACGATGGGCAGGCCGCAGCTCACTTCCTGtctcagcaacagcagcagcagttcacTCTCCAGCAGAGTCAACTACAACAGCTGCAGCAGATCCAACAGTTTCAGCACTACCACCAACAGCAGCTTCTGCAGTATCAGCAACAGCAG TCTCTGGAGCACAGGCTACACAGTGCCAACCACTCTTTGCAAGCAACACCCAACAGCACCATCCACAGTCTGGTTCATCAAATTCACCCTCCGCTGGTTGATCTGTGGAACACGGGGCAGATGGAAACCTATCAGGCAGAAGCCGGCGGGTACATGGGTGTGGCGGCGACAGTGGAGCCAAGCCTGTGCGTTCCCACTGGTGAAGAGATAGTAGGAACGGAACACTCCCCGCTACTggaacagcaggaggaggaggaggtcaag GAAGAAGATGTGGCACTGTGCATGGAGCAAGAGTCGGCCACATTGACTCCACCCACACAACAAGGGGATGCTTCTGGTGGCAGTAGTCCGGGGCAGCTGCCAGCAGAGCCAATCACAGAGCGGAAGTTGTCTGATGTCACTTCTGGTCTCATTCAGACACTAGAGGAGAAGGAAGAGCCAGAAGAGGGGCCTCCTGCTTCTGTGGCAGCCAACTGA
- the fam131bb gene encoding uncharacterized protein fam131bb isoform X1 — MGCIGSRRLTSDGVPVQKDGEQHGRSEFSWEGINLSMEDTTSILPRLKRNSNAYGIGALAKSSLSGVSGVTRTMKERVTKPTAMAQGRVAHMIEWQNWGMTTVGSGSVLQSRITTQEREKERRLENDAYSDLSDGEKEARFAAGILQQFAISEATLLAWSSMDGETPQSGSNQGSVAHLSEVNQESITSRDQILHHSSAEVWPHTYVSQGHYCLSSSDAWEPINNDPSVVASPPAGSYVMGTEGYDGQAAAHFLSQQQQQQFTLQQSQLQQLQQIQQFQHYHQQQLLQYQQQQSLEHRLHSANHSLQATPNSTIHSLVHQIHPPLVDLWNTGQMETYQAEAGGYMGVAATVEPSLCVPTGEEIVGTEHSPLLEQQEEEEVKEEDVALCMEQESATLTPPTQQGDASGGSSPGQLPAEPITERKLSDVTSGLIQTLEEKEEPEEGPPASVAAN; from the exons CATGGACGTTCAGAATTTTCATGGGAAGGAATCAAT CTGTCTATGGAAGACACTACATCAATCCTGCCCCGGCTCAAGAGGAACTCAAACGCCTATGGCATCGGGGCTCTGGCTAAGTCTTCTCTGTCAGGTGTgtcag GTGTCACACGCACAATGAAGGAAAGAGTGACCAAGCCCACAGCCATGGCCCAGGGTCGTGTCGCTCACATGATTGAATGGCAAAACTGGGGCATGACGACGGTGGGTTCGGGGAGCGTCCTCCAGTCCCGCATCACTACCCAGGAGCGAGAAAAGGAGCGGCGGCTGGAGAACGACGCCTACAGTGACCTCAGTGATGGGGAGAAAGAGGCTCGCTTTGCAGCAG GCATCCTGCAGCAGTTTGCAATCTCAGAGGCAACGCTCCTGGCGTGGTCGTCAATGGATGGTGAGACTCCGCAGTCAGGATCAAACCAGGGAAGCGTGGCTCACCTCAGTGAGGTCAACCAGGAGAGCATCACCAGTCGAG ATCAGATATTGCACCACTCCTCAGCGGAAGTGTGGCCTCACACATACGTCTCCCAGGGCCACTACTGCCTCTCCTCTTCTGACGCTTGGGAGCCCATCAACAACGATCCCTCCGTTGTGGCGTCTCCCCCTGCTGGCTCCTACGTTATGGGTACGGAGGGCTACGATGGGCAGGCCGCAGCTCACTTCCTGtctcagcaacagcagcagcagttcacTCTCCAGCAGAGTCAACTACAACAGCTGCAGCAGATCCAACAGTTTCAGCACTACCACCAACAGCAGCTTCTGCAGTATCAGCAACAGCAG TCTCTGGAGCACAGGCTACACAGTGCCAACCACTCTTTGCAAGCAACACCCAACAGCACCATCCACAGTCTGGTTCATCAAATTCACCCTCCGCTGGTTGATCTGTGGAACACGGGGCAGATGGAAACCTATCAGGCAGAAGCCGGCGGGTACATGGGTGTGGCGGCGACAGTGGAGCCAAGCCTGTGCGTTCCCACTGGTGAAGAGATAGTAGGAACGGAACACTCCCCGCTACTggaacagcaggaggaggaggaggtcaag GAAGAAGATGTGGCACTGTGCATGGAGCAAGAGTCGGCCACATTGACTCCACCCACACAACAAGGGGATGCTTCTGGTGGCAGTAGTCCGGGGCAGCTGCCAGCAGAGCCAATCACAGAGCGGAAGTTGTCTGATGTCACTTCTGGTCTCATTCAGACACTAGAGGAGAAGGAAGAGCCAGAAGAGGGGCCTCCTGCTTCTGTGGCAGCCAACTGA